In one Halichondria panicea chromosome 4, odHalPani1.1, whole genome shotgun sequence genomic region, the following are encoded:
- the LOC135334465 gene encoding spliceosome-associated protein CWC27 homolog, with protein MSQIYVNEPPTNGKVLIKTTLGDVDVELWSKEAPLACRNFVQLCMEGYYNGNIFHRIVSEFIAQTGDPTGTGEGGESIYGHTFKDEFHSRLRFKRRGLVGMANASKDDNSSQFFFTLGRADELTNKHTLFGKVSGPTQYNILRLNEVPTNKEDHPLDPVPKILKTEVLANPFDDIVPRVDPRKLDKTREKAKSQSKATKNFSLLSFGEEAEEDEEETLTASKELKIKSSHDVLTEDSKLSAQPAVDQSELRKNGKRKNDESNDGDEGDHKKLRLEEHPLSALEERLLKEEQVKTDKKKAMRDEATQLKKELKESKRRREAEKEEKEAQERELPEAVRDLRKEMAKYRSIKGTIATGGDREGQTMDMLSKFKSRLYSLRSKPADEEESPDIPVISEDNKSSEKPMDDWLTHRLKFENDDPILAKDANVQNADTYDIYDPRNPLNKRRREADKIEMMNLRKGKT; from the exons ATGAGCCAAATTTATGTCAATGAGCCTCCGACTAATGGAAAG GTTCTGATAAAGACAACTCTAGGAGATGTTGACGTGGAGTTATGGTCCAAGGAGGCGCCTCTGGCTTGTCGAAACTTTGTGCAGCTGTGCATGGAAGGCTACTACAATGGAAATATCTTCCATAGGATAGTCAGCG AGTTTATTGCTCAAACTGGTGACCCCACTGGAACTGGAGAGGGCGGGGAGTCCATCTATGGCCACACCTTCAAG GATGAGTTTCATTCTCGGCTGAGGTTTAAGCGGCGAGGGCTGGTGGGGATGGCTAACGCTAGCAAAGACGACAATAGCAGTCAGTTTTTCTTCACTCTGGGCAGAGCAGACGAGCTCACTAACAAACACACTCTCTTTGGCAAG GTGTCTGGTCCCACACAGTACAATATACTTCGTCTAAACGAGGTACCCACGAACAAGGAGGACCATCCCCTCGACCCTGTGCCCAAGATTCTCAAGACTGAGGTCCTGGCAAACCCGTTTGACGACATTGTTCCACGAGTAGACCCGAGAAAGCTGGACAAGACGAGGGAGAAGGCGAAGAGCCAGTCAAAAGCAACAAA GAACTTCAGTCTGCTGTCATTTGGAGAGGAGGCTGAGGAAGATGAGGAGGAGACACTAACTGCCAGTAAG GAGCTAAAGATTAAGAGCAGCCACGATGTACTCACAGAGGACTCCAAACTCAGTGCTCAACCGGCTGTTGACCAATCAGAATTGAG GAAGAATGGAAAACGCAAAAACGAT GAATCTAACGATGGGGATGAGGGGGACCACAAGAAACTGCGGTTGGAGGAGCACCCACTCAGCGCTCTGGAGGAGAGACTGCTCAAGGAAGAGCAGGTGAAGACAGATAAGAA gaaGGCAATGCGGGATGAAGCCACTCAACTCAAGAAGGAGCTCAAAGAATCTAAGAGAAGGAGGGAGGcagaaaaagaagaaaaagaagctCAAGAGAGAG AGTTGCCTGAGGCTGTACGAGACCTCCGTAAGGAGATGGCCAAGTATCGGTCAATCAAGGGCACCATCGCTACGGGTGGAGATAGGGAGGGTCAG ACAATGGACATGCTGTCCAAGTTTAAGTCTCGGCTTTATTCCCTTCGTTCTAAGCCTGCCGACGAGGAGGAGTCACCTGACATTCCTGTGATCAGCGAGGATAATAAAAGCAGCGAAAAACCTATGGATGACTG GTTGACTCACCGCCTAAAATTTGAGAATGATGACCCTATTCTAGCCAAAGACGCTAATGTTCAGAACGCAGACACATACGATATCTACGATCCAAGAAACCCTCTCAATAAGAGGCGAAGGGAGGCTGACAAAATTGAGATGATGAACCTACGAAAGGGCAAAACTTGA
- the LOC135334467 gene encoding uncharacterized protein LOC135334467 has translation MESCDYQSHLPYPGPSPGSISMGRCWQGQSRVEVSAPKATVSAASGSCIEVECETARVRVSPSKLSSKHYVYSVKVVNPVRKSEYTVRKLSTYDRFSSFDELTEQLQKCLDKISPSQIGYIEPGHGLKGKQRWLYTDEDVDTMYDIYKRKTEILLWCFSENPEGSEITTCSKSKKAETSSKSKKEAIASKINEVECIVKKLQDKHGNQYSVEKCNAWAHLIHVGKHDSHDDPPDLPYFRGTKKRKLQTASEGRENSPPSPQAASKSSPSIITSPSKRVGLRSQCIEQLVKWHSLLEKGAISQLQYDEMQKAIMEEIKSNY, from the exons ATGGAGAGTTGTGACTACCAGTCCCACTTACCATACCCTGGGCCTAGCCCTGGGTCTATCTCTATGGGTCGTTGTTGGCAAGGCCAAAGTAGAGTGGAAGTTTCAGCACCCAAAGCTACAGTTAGCGCTGCTTCTGGAAGCTGCATCGAAGTAGAA tgtgAAACAGCACGGGTTAGGGTTTCCCCTTCAAAATTATCTTCTAAACACTACGTATATTCGGTAAAGGTAGTGAACCCAGTACGCAAGTCCGAATACACTGTCAGAAAGCTTAGTACTTATGATCGTTTCTCCTCATTTGATGAACTAACAGAACAGTTGCAAAAGTGTTTGGACAAAATATCACCCAGCCAAATAGGCTACATTGAGCCAGGGCATGGATTAAAGGGGAAGCAGAGGTGGCTGTATACAGATGAAGATGTAGATACTATGTATGACATTTACAAGAGAAAGACTGAGATTCTGCTCTGGTGCTTTTCTGAGAACCCTGAAGGATCTGAGATCACTACATGCAGTAAATCGAAAAAAGCAGAGACAAGTTCCAAATCTAAGAAGGAAGCGATTGCTTCGAAAATTAACGAAGTTGAGTGCATCGTGAAAAAACTTCAAGATAAGCATGGCAACCAATATTCAGTAGAAAAGTGTAATGCTTGGGCACATTTGATTCATGTGGGAAAACATGATTCACACGATGATCCTCCAGATTTACCATACTTCCGAGGAACAAAGAAACGAAAATTGCAGACTGCTAGTGAAGGACGCGAGAATTCTCCACCTTCACCTCAAGCTGCCTCTAAGTCTTCACCATCAATTATTACTTCTCCCAGTAAAAGAGTTGGCCTCCGGAGTCAGTGCATTGAGCAGTTAGTTAAATGGCACTCACTGCTTGAGAAAGGTGCCATTTCTCAACTGCAGTATGATGAAATGCAAAAGGCAATCATGGAGGAAATTAAATCCAACTATTGA